From Pseudoalteromonas piratica:
AACGAGATTTACCGCGCCGTTCGCACTAATCAAATCCAGTTTGGTGAGATATTTATTGCGCAACTCAGTAACCATGCGGCAATTTTCCAATTAGATAATTTACCTTTTATCGCTTCTAACTTTGACGATGCCAAGTTGCTTTGGCAAGTGCAACAACAAACACTAAAGGAACGTTTAGCCAAAGATGGGCTACACTTACTATTTGCCAATCCATGGCCAGCTCAGGGATTATTCACACAACAAGCTATTACTTCAAGCGAGCAATTAACTGGCCTAAAAGTAAGGAGCTACAGTGCAATTACAGCTAGATTAGCTGACCACTTAAAAATGATTCCAACCAGTGTTTCCAGCGCAGAAATAGCCCAAGCATTCGCAACAGGTATGATTGAAGCCATGATAACTTCACCTTCAACTGGCGTCTCAAGCCGTGCTTGGCAGTTTAGCCAGTATTACACCCCTATCAACGCTTGGATCCCAAAAAATATGGTGATTATGAACCACCAACTCTATAGCAGCCTATCGCAACAACAAAAACAAAAAATCAAAACAATTTCGGAGAATTATCAAGAACTTGCATGGCAACGCGCTGAA
This genomic window contains:
- a CDS encoding TRAP transporter substrate-binding protein; translated protein: MRYFFVFLLVVISSSLTAKLHMATPYSERVYVTQTSKEFSSRLSQELNLEIVFHGAESLYKHNEIYRAVRTNQIQFGEIFIAQLSNHAAIFQLDNLPFIASNFDDAKLLWQVQQQTLKERLAKDGLHLLFANPWPAQGLFTQQAITSSEQLTGLKVRSYSAITARLADHLKMIPTSVSSAEIAQAFATGMIEAMITSPSTGVSSRAWQFSQYYTPINAWIPKNMVIMNHQLYSSLSQQQKQKIKTISENYQELAWQRAEQQTLQMTNQLTQQGMQLATVTPQLSQAFNAVGQKMAGTWLAEATRSEQVTLTRYLEAKHAVSN